Proteins from a genomic interval of Phyllopteryx taeniolatus isolate TA_2022b chromosome 3, UOR_Ptae_1.2, whole genome shotgun sequence:
- the fam219ab gene encoding protein FAM219A: protein MEEMDRFQVPNAAQEADTQAEMQPLDPASSTASEADSDTREGEPVTINYKPPPLQMKIEKQRELARKSSLKNGNSGGSPVNNQPKKNNVMARTRLVVPNKGYSSLDQSPDEKPLVALDTDSDDDFDMSRYSSSGYSSAEQINQDLNIQLLKDGYRLDEIPDDEDLDLIPPKSVNPTCICCQATPSATCQIQ, encoded by the exons ATGGAGGAGATGGACAGATTCCAAGTGCCCAATGCCGCGCAGGAGGCGGACACGCAGGCTGAGATGCAGCCGCTG GACCCGGCTTCCTCCACGGCCTCGGAAGCCGACTCAGACACTCGAGAGGGGGAACCCGTCACAATCAACTACAAGCCGCCGCCCCTGCAGATGAAAATAG AGAAACAGCGAGAGCTGGCCAGGAAGAGCTCATTGAAGAATGGCAACAGTGGGGGCAGTCCAGTCAACAATCAGCCTAAGAAGAACAACGTGATGGCCAGAACAAG GTTGGTAGTGCCCAATAAAGGCTATTCCTCATTAGACCAGAGTCCTGATGAGAAGCCCTTGGTTGCGTTAGACACAGACAG TGACGATGACTTCGACATGTCAAGATACTCGTCGTCGGGATACTCCTCTGCTGAG CAAATCAACCAAGATCTCAACATCCAGCTGCTGAAGGACGGTTACCGCTTGGATGAGATACCGGATGACGAGGACCTGGATCTGATCCCGCCCAAATCAGTCAACCCGACATGCATTTGCTGCCAGGCGACCCCCTCTGCCACCTGTCAAATCCAGTAA